A stretch of the Sorangium aterium genome encodes the following:
- a CDS encoding VanW family protein — protein MDTRALVLVLALGGSAGVGAAVGVHHALPASPVVRGLSVGERFLPDGAAPAAWLAARRDALRERVVRLRHDDVELTATLGEAGVEVDVDETLAAALRVGHEGPWARRLREARQARRGEIDVPLAWAVDEQRARAFLERLAPQIYRAPVDARLDLANRRKIPEQAGRALDVEASLAALRAGEHGDEELIELAVRQVLPQVEVADLVSVDVTRVVAAYETKFKQLGKEAGRARNIRNAASKIDGTILAPGDTFSFNAHVGPRTAKNGFTIAPEILGDETVPGYGGGTCQVSSTLYAASLFGALDTPDRQSHSRPSAYIPMGLDAMVTYPESDLKIRNTLPFPIMIHAYLPEPTVLRVEILGGDPVAEVEHHVSAEHTDDFIRRIYVKSELSEGKVKRHQKGSCGYDVRSFVSIRYKDGRASERSYSSEYKPAPEVFWVAPDYDPQALPALPEHAKAVEELREGEAAAEAPAAGGQGGAYSM, from the coding sequence GTGGATACGAGGGCCCTCGTTCTGGTCTTGGCGCTCGGCGGGTCGGCCGGCGTGGGCGCCGCCGTGGGGGTGCACCATGCGCTGCCGGCCTCCCCGGTGGTCCGCGGCCTCTCGGTCGGCGAGCGCTTCCTGCCGGACGGCGCCGCGCCGGCGGCCTGGCTCGCGGCGCGGCGTGACGCGCTTCGCGAGCGCGTTGTCCGGCTGCGCCACGACGACGTGGAGCTCACCGCGACGCTCGGCGAGGCGGGCGTCGAGGTCGACGTCGACGAGACGCTCGCGGCGGCGCTGCGCGTAGGCCACGAGGGGCCCTGGGCGCGGCGGCTCCGGGAGGCCCGGCAGGCGCGGCGCGGCGAGATCGACGTGCCGCTCGCCTGGGCCGTCGACGAGCAGCGGGCGCGGGCTTTCCTCGAGCGGCTCGCCCCGCAGATCTACCGGGCGCCCGTGGACGCGCGGCTCGACCTCGCGAACCGGCGCAAGATCCCGGAGCAGGCCGGCCGGGCGCTCGACGTCGAGGCCTCCCTCGCGGCGCTGCGGGCCGGGGAGCACGGCGACGAGGAGCTCATCGAGCTCGCCGTCCGGCAGGTCTTGCCGCAGGTCGAGGTCGCCGACCTGGTGAGCGTCGACGTCACGAGGGTCGTCGCGGCCTACGAGACGAAGTTCAAGCAGCTCGGCAAGGAGGCGGGGCGCGCCCGCAACATCAGGAACGCCGCGTCCAAGATCGACGGCACCATCCTGGCCCCGGGCGATACCTTCTCGTTCAACGCCCACGTCGGCCCCCGGACGGCCAAGAACGGGTTCACGATCGCCCCGGAGATCCTGGGGGACGAGACCGTCCCCGGCTACGGCGGGGGGACGTGTCAGGTCTCGAGCACGCTCTACGCCGCGTCGCTCTTCGGCGCGCTCGACACGCCGGATCGCCAGAGCCACTCCCGCCCGAGCGCCTACATCCCCATGGGGCTCGACGCGATGGTGACCTACCCGGAGTCGGACCTGAAGATCAGGAACACGCTCCCGTTCCCGATCATGATCCACGCGTATCTCCCCGAGCCGACGGTGCTCCGCGTCGAGATCCTGGGCGGAGATCCCGTGGCGGAGGTCGAACACCACGTCTCGGCCGAGCACACCGACGATTTCATCCGGCGCATCTACGTGAAGTCCGAGCTCTCCGAGGGCAAGGTGAAGCGCCACCAGAAGGGCTCGTGCGGATACGACGTGAGGTCCTTTGTCTCGATCCGTTACAAGGACGGCAGGGCGTCGGAGCGCAGCTATTCGAGCGAGTACAAGCCCGCGCCGGAGGTCTTCTGGGTCGCGCCCGACTACGACCCGCAGGCGCTGCCGGCGCTCCCCGAGCACGCGAAGGCGGTGGAAGAGCTCCGCGAGGGCGAGGCCGCCGCCGAGGCCCCCGCTGCGGGGGGCCAGGGCGGCGCCTACTCGATGTGA
- the thiS gene encoding sulfur carrier protein ThiS has product MNITVNGEARDVPAALTVRRLVELLGLTEGPVAVERNGEVVPRAEHTAAEIAEGDVIEIVHFVGGG; this is encoded by the coding sequence ATGAACATCACGGTGAACGGGGAAGCGCGCGACGTGCCGGCGGCGCTCACGGTGCGGAGGCTCGTCGAGCTGCTCGGGCTGACCGAGGGGCCGGTGGCGGTGGAGCGCAACGGCGAGGTGGTGCCGCGCGCCGAGCACACGGCCGCCGAGATCGCCGAGGGGGACGTGATCGAGATCGTCCATTTCGTCGGCGGCGGCTGA
- a CDS encoding gamma carbonic anhydrase family protein has product MALVLDLGGVSPRLGRDVFLAPNATVIGDVELGDEASVWFGAVLRGDIGAIRVGARTNVQDLACLHLTGGVSQTIVGADVTIGHSAILHGCLVGDGCLIGMGSIVLDNVEIGECSVIAAGAVVPPGRVIPPRSMVRGNPARVVGEVRPDQAELGKLGAAGYVENARRFRAALAGEAVEPPEVAARLVMREVRKP; this is encoded by the coding sequence GTGGCGCTCGTCCTGGACCTCGGCGGGGTGTCCCCGCGGCTCGGGCGCGACGTGTTCCTCGCGCCGAACGCGACGGTGATCGGCGACGTCGAGCTCGGCGACGAGGCGAGCGTGTGGTTCGGCGCGGTGCTGCGCGGGGACATCGGCGCGATCCGCGTCGGCGCGCGGACCAACGTGCAGGATCTCGCGTGCCTGCACCTGACGGGCGGCGTCTCGCAGACGATCGTCGGCGCCGACGTGACGATCGGCCACAGCGCGATCCTGCACGGCTGCCTCGTCGGGGACGGGTGCCTGATCGGGATGGGCAGCATCGTGCTCGACAACGTCGAGATCGGCGAATGCTCGGTGATCGCGGCGGGCGCGGTGGTGCCGCCGGGGCGGGTGATCCCGCCGCGCTCGATGGTGCGCGGCAACCCGGCCCGGGTGGTGGGCGAGGTGCGACCGGACCAGGCCGAGCTCGGGAAGCTGGGCGCCGCGGGTTACGTGGAGAACGCGCGGCGCTTCCGGGCGGCGCTTGCCGGCGAGGCCGTCGAGCCGCCGGAGGTCGCGGCGCGCCTGGTGATGCGAGAGGTGAGGAAGCCATGA
- the miaB gene encoding tRNA (N6-isopentenyl adenosine(37)-C2)-methylthiotransferase MiaB: MPRYSITTFGCQMNVHDSERMHDVLRCAGYTEAGSADEADVLVLNTCSVREKAEQKLRSEVGRLARWKRERADRVLVVAGCVAQQEGERLLKQMRAIDVVVGPDNIPELPGLLGDLAIGGLPIARTVFDLDAPRFLVASPPSPASSSSPRAAPTAFVTIMKGCDERCSFCIVPYTRGPERYRPSDEIVAEIAALVAAGTREVTLLGQTVNSYSDPLGALPRAPGASADDPDESEFAALLRRVAADVPGLARLRYTSPHPRHLTPSLVLAHAELPALPRHVHMPVQSGSDRVLRRMIRRYTRAEYVARTRALVEAVPGLTLSTDIIVGFPGETEDDFAATLSLVREVGFKGLFGFKYSRRPHTPALKLPDDVPEGVKGERLARLFEESEALLAAHLSALVGTTQEVLVEGRDKERGHGGAGGALWSGRTGRHEIAHIDGAGELDLLGEVVEVSIARANKHSLQAELTEAARAAARPRQRGGLEARPARRSLPVVAAEGG, from the coding sequence ATGCCCCGGTATTCGATCACGACGTTCGGCTGCCAGATGAACGTGCACGACTCCGAGCGGATGCACGACGTGCTCCGCTGCGCCGGCTACACGGAGGCCGGCAGCGCCGACGAGGCGGACGTGCTCGTGCTCAACACGTGCAGCGTGCGCGAGAAGGCCGAGCAGAAGCTGCGGAGCGAGGTGGGTCGGCTCGCGCGCTGGAAGCGGGAGCGCGCGGACCGGGTGCTCGTCGTGGCGGGCTGCGTGGCGCAGCAGGAGGGGGAGCGCCTCCTCAAGCAGATGCGCGCGATCGACGTCGTGGTGGGGCCCGACAACATCCCGGAGCTGCCCGGCCTGCTCGGCGACCTCGCGATCGGCGGGCTGCCGATCGCGCGCACGGTGTTCGACCTCGACGCGCCCCGGTTCCTCGTCGCGTCGCCGCCGTCGCCCGCGTCCTCCTCCTCGCCGCGCGCCGCGCCGACGGCGTTCGTGACCATCATGAAGGGCTGCGACGAGCGCTGCTCGTTCTGCATCGTCCCCTACACCCGCGGGCCGGAGCGGTACCGGCCGAGCGACGAGATCGTCGCCGAGATCGCGGCGCTCGTGGCGGCGGGGACGCGCGAGGTCACGCTGCTCGGCCAGACGGTCAACAGCTACAGCGACCCGCTCGGCGCGCTGCCGCGGGCCCCGGGCGCGAGCGCGGACGACCCGGACGAGAGCGAGTTCGCGGCGCTGCTCCGGCGCGTCGCGGCCGACGTCCCCGGCCTCGCGCGCCTGCGCTACACGAGCCCGCACCCGCGGCACCTCACGCCCTCGCTCGTCCTCGCCCACGCCGAGCTCCCGGCGCTGCCGCGCCACGTGCACATGCCGGTGCAGTCGGGCAGCGATCGGGTCCTCCGGCGGATGATCCGCCGCTACACGCGCGCCGAGTACGTCGCGAGGACGCGGGCGCTCGTCGAGGCGGTCCCGGGGCTGACGCTCTCGACCGACATCATCGTCGGCTTCCCGGGTGAGACGGAGGACGACTTCGCGGCGACGCTGTCGCTCGTGCGCGAGGTGGGGTTCAAGGGGCTGTTCGGCTTCAAGTACTCGCGCCGGCCGCACACGCCCGCGCTGAAGCTGCCGGACGACGTGCCCGAGGGCGTGAAGGGCGAGCGGCTCGCGCGCCTGTTCGAGGAGAGCGAGGCGCTGCTCGCCGCCCACCTGTCGGCCCTCGTGGGGACGACGCAGGAGGTGCTCGTCGAGGGGCGCGACAAGGAGCGGGGGCACGGCGGAGCCGGCGGCGCGCTCTGGTCCGGCCGGACGGGGCGCCACGAGATCGCGCACATCGACGGCGCCGGGGAGCTCGATCTGCTCGGCGAGGTCGTCGAGGTCTCGATCGCGCGGGCGAACAAGCACTCGCTGCAGGCCGAGCTCACCGAGGCGGCGCGCGCCGCGGCCCGGCCACGGCAGCGGGGCGGCCTGGAGGCGCGGCCCGCCCGGCGCTCGCTGCCGGTGGTCGCGGCCGAGGGCGGCTGA